The following proteins come from a genomic window of Carassius carassius chromosome 10, fCarCar2.1, whole genome shotgun sequence:
- the LOC132151405 gene encoding uncharacterized protein LOC132151405, producing MEFLKYFIKESEQRYRCILQGDDHDDQAEGECGDVIATTKGSCWNLKRHVSRKHFKVFHSHLESKSKEDEAQKACKEAESSSFKSSFPQRMTKMNISQERKAELDQAFFKMIYMDYEPLTKGEREGMRYFAQIAQPGYTPPCNNTIRDTLMPHALIELENKLSALLKHCNGLSVAIDIWTSRRGHSFLGIVASFIDENFKCHTVLLSCEQIQAHHTAKHIYEKYEEVLRRWNVQHGVIRVITDSASNMVKAFNLPGFNEFGDVLDRDVKVEETEVEIDAPDDALSQLRADQLANQLNVMIQYYITETNLHLRCPIHLLQLAIKDAIAKHNAVKSVINKIGKVVKTVRKSTLNTDEIDKLAVPPTTACATRWSGQLRMIESLLKMFENDALWQNRLTSIPDDGKITRSDVLMLQGLVRVLTPFAELTDSLQKELGNLGMILPAVAEIRRMMADVSSPLEVAAFAETLAENFSNRYKRFYDDTHVVLAALLDPRFKNEWIARDEKVQGKQMEIRELLVHQTQLLCSVNKKETFPLVVADPEPSPSKKAKSMFQSYATATDSSAALDVKGEIEQYLAMPRMNPDVDVLRFWKDNSVMLPRLSHVARRIFSIPSGSASLERVFSIAGLMSNTNRMRSTPDTLQKLVFLKVNAALEI from the exons ATGGAATTTCTCAAATACTTCATTAAAGAGAGTGAACAAAGATACAGATGTATCTTACAAGGTGATGATCACGACGACCAAGCAGAAGGTGAGTGCGGGGATGTGATCGCAACGACCAAAGGGTCATGCTGGAACCTTAAAAGACATGTGTCCAGAAAACACTTTAAAGTGTTCCACTCACACTTGGAAAGCAAATCTAAAG aGGATGAAGCACAGAAAGCGTGTAAGGAGGCAGAGAGCAGTAGCTTTAAAAGTTCCTTTCCACAACGAATGACAAAAATGAATATATCACAGGAAAGGAAGGCTGAACTTGACCAGGCCTTCTTTAAAATGATCTACATGGACTATGAGCCTCTCACCAAAGGGGAAAGAGAAGGGATGCGTTATTTTGCGCAGATTGCACAGCCTGGCTACACCCCGCCGTGCAACAACACAATCCGGGACACACTCATGCCACACGCCTTGATCGAGCTGGAGAATAAGCTGAGCGCTCTGCTCAAGCACTGCAATGGACTCTCAGTGGCCATTGATATTTGGACAAGCCGAAGGGGTCACAGTTTTCTGGGTATCGTGGCCAGTTTTATTGATGAAAACTTCAAATGCCACACTGTTCTTCTGAGCTGTGAACAAATCCAGGCACACCACACAGCGAAgcacatttatgaaaaatacgAGGAGGTCCTGAGACGCTGGAATGTCCAGCATGGTGTGATCAGAGTAATTACTGATAGTGCCAGCAATATGGTCAAAGCCTTCAATCTGCCTGGCTTCAATGAGTTTGGGGATGTGCTGGACCGAGATGTCAAGGTCGAGGAGACGGAAGTTGAGATTGATGCTCCAGATGATGCACTCTCTCAGCTCCGTGCAGaccagctggccaatcagctgAACGTGATGATTCAGTACTACATCACAGAAACCAATCTTCACCTGAGATGTCCCATTCACTTACTCCAGCTCGCTATAAAAGACGCAATTGCAAAGCATAATGCAGTCAAATCAGTAATCAACAAGATTGGAAAAGTAGTCAAAACAGTCAGGAAAAGCACACTGAACACAGATGAAATCGACAAATTAGCTGTTCCTCCCACAACTGCATGTGCAACCAGATGGAGCGGTCAGCTGCGGATGATTGAGTCGCTGCTGAAAATGTTTGAGAATGATGCGCTATGGCAAAACCGTCTGACGTCGATCCCAGATGATGGCAAAATCACACGCAGCGATGTTCTCATGCTTCAAGGCTTGGTGAGAGTACTCACACCATTTGCTGAATTGACAGACAGTTTACAGAAGGAACTGGGAAACCTGGGGATGATCCTGCCGGCAGTCGCAGAAATACGCCGAATGATGGCTGACGTCTCCAGTCCACTGGAAGTAGCTGCTTTCGCAGAAACTCTAGCAGAGAACTTTTCCAATCGTTATAAAAGGTTTTATGACGACACCCACGTTGTTCTGGCTGCGTTGTTAGACCCTCGCTTTAAGAACGAGTGGATTGCAAGAGATGAAAAG GTTCAAGGCAAACAGATGGAGATCAGGGAGTTGTTAGTTCATCAAACACAACTTCTCTGCAGCgtgaataaaaaagaaacattccCTCTCGTTGTCGCTGACCCTGAGCCGTCACCCTCAAAGAAAGCCAAGTCCATGTTCCAGTCATACGCAACTGCCACAGATTCATCTGCAGCACTAGATGTAAAAGGAGAAATCGAACAGTACCTCGCAATGCCGAGAATGAACCCCGACGTTGACGTTCTTCGCTTCTGGAAGGACAACTCTGTTATGCTGCCCCGACTTTCACATGTTGCAAGACGCATCTTTAGCATCCCCAGCGGCTCGGCCAGCTTGGAGAGGGTGTTTTCTATTGCTGGCCTGATGTCCAACACTAATCGCATGCGCTCGACACCTGACACTCTGCAAAAGCTCGTCTTTCTGAAAGTGAACGCAGCATTGGAGATTTAG